The following proteins are encoded in a genomic region of Elusimicrobiota bacterium:
- a CDS encoding EamA family transporter, giving the protein MIKTPGAFIFLTVLLWGVAGVIDKLTLRYLGANETFVVRMGVNAVLSLALFFWGWLPARAAVSAAGKLPLLLITVSLVLTLTGVFCYIKALSSGEALRMVPLSSTFPLVTFLLALAFLGETFSWVKLTGTVLICAGVGLLAF; this is encoded by the coding sequence ATGATCAAAACACCCGGGGCATTCATCTTCCTGACCGTGCTGCTCTGGGGCGTCGCAGGCGTCATCGACAAGCTGACCCTGCGCTACCTGGGCGCCAACGAGACCTTCGTGGTGCGCATGGGCGTCAACGCGGTCTTGTCGTTGGCGCTCTTCTTCTGGGGCTGGCTGCCGGCGCGCGCGGCCGTGTCCGCGGCGGGCAAGCTGCCGCTCCTTCTCATCACGGTGAGCCTGGTGCTGACCTTGACCGGGGTCTTCTGCTACATCAAGGCCTTGTCGTCGGGCGAGGCGCTGCGCATGGTGCCCTTGAGCTCCACCTTCCCGCTGGTCACTTTCCTGCTGGCCCTGGCTTTCCTCGGGGAGACCTTCTCCTGGGTGAAGCTGACCGGGACGGTCTTGATCTGCGCCGGCGTCGGGCTGCTCGCCTTCTAG
- a CDS encoding thymidine phosphorylase, which translates to MRMLDIIAKKRLGGKHTDEEIAFVVKAASDPKVGVPDYQLTSWLMAVCCRGMDETETAALTRAMALSGRRLDLKRLRAPKVDKHSTGGVGDGISLALAPLMAAAGLVVPMMSGRGLGHTGGTLDKLESMKGFRVRMGIDEITSQLARIRVCMFGQTQDLAPADRTLYSLRDASSTVESVPLVVASILSKKFAEDLDALVLDVKIGSGAIFKNPKDAQALSRALVKTARKLGLKAVAVLTAMDQPLGRYVGNSLEVIQAVEILRGDFTSADYAECLLALGGWMMHLGGKAKDPKEGAAQLEAVIRSGAALVSFQKMIEAHGADPRVASDLDLLPKAAMKREILAPQAGYITWLDARKVGEAAVILGAGRANKDSALDYGAGFILDRKVGSKVKKGECVARVHGSDGARIDEATAYFLTALKIEGKKPKPMPVIRQVVK; encoded by the coding sequence ATGCGGATGCTCGACATCATCGCCAAGAAGCGCCTCGGCGGCAAGCACACGGACGAGGAGATCGCCTTCGTCGTCAAGGCCGCCTCGGACCCCAAGGTCGGCGTGCCCGACTATCAGCTCACCTCCTGGCTCATGGCCGTATGCTGCCGAGGCATGGATGAGACCGAGACCGCGGCCCTGACCCGGGCCATGGCGCTCTCCGGACGGCGGCTGGACCTCAAGCGCCTGCGCGCCCCCAAGGTGGACAAGCATTCCACCGGCGGCGTGGGCGACGGGATCTCCTTGGCCTTGGCCCCGCTCATGGCCGCCGCGGGCCTGGTCGTGCCCATGATGTCCGGCCGCGGCCTCGGCCACACCGGCGGGACCTTGGACAAGCTCGAGTCCATGAAAGGCTTCCGCGTGCGCATGGGTATCGACGAGATCACGTCCCAGTTGGCCCGTATCCGCGTGTGCATGTTCGGGCAGACCCAGGACCTGGCCCCGGCCGACCGCACGCTCTACTCCCTGCGCGACGCCTCCTCCACGGTCGAGTCCGTGCCCCTGGTCGTGGCCAGCATCCTCTCCAAGAAGTTCGCCGAGGACCTCGACGCCTTGGTCCTCGACGTGAAGATCGGCTCCGGCGCCATATTCAAGAACCCCAAGGACGCCCAGGCCCTCTCCCGCGCCTTGGTCAAGACCGCGCGCAAGCTCGGCCTCAAGGCCGTGGCGGTCCTGACCGCCATGGACCAGCCTTTGGGCCGCTACGTGGGCAACTCCCTGGAGGTCATCCAAGCCGTGGAGATTCTGCGCGGCGATTTCACCTCCGCGGACTACGCGGAATGCCTGCTGGCCTTGGGCGGCTGGATGATGCATCTGGGCGGCAAGGCCAAGGACCCCAAGGAAGGGGCGGCCCAGCTCGAGGCCGTCATCCGTTCCGGGGCGGCCCTGGTGTCGTTCCAGAAGATGATCGAGGCGCACGGCGCCGACCCGCGCGTGGCCAGCGACCTGGACCTCCTGCCCAAGGCCGCCATGAAGCGCGAGATCCTGGCCCCCCAGGCCGGCTACATCACCTGGCTCGACGCGCGCAAGGTGGGCGAGGCCGCGGTGATCCTGGGCGCGGGACGCGCGAACAAGGATTCCGCGCTCGACTACGGGGCCGGCTTCATCCTGGACCGGAAGGTCGGCTCCAAGGTCAAGAAGGGCGAATGCGTGGCCCGCGTCCACGGCAGCGACGGGGCCAGGATCGACGAGGCCACGGCGTACTTCTTGACCGCGCTCAAGATCGAGGGCAAGAAACCCAAGCCCATGCCGGTCATCCGGCAGGTGGTGAAATGA
- a CDS encoding CYTH domain-containing protein codes for MNETARAVCGRLGIEDPRHVEIESKRRVRAEQAEDLREHLFALKGVRHVRENSFFDQYLDTPDLSLLRAGASLRLRYKGDGTYVYLQYKGPGFHEKGALFRSEFSSDRLSSAVREESHHDIVHFADISVTDILRRHSDPAMSGAMRRHLGDKTIARIDRGAIICLYRKDKFRVKLDDGFLEPSLDKLCAFHIRPTGLHPLSTFWEYENEIKSESEDIVFKLEHMGEMSKFDDRLAKRFDLPVERLDKYHRCAAHFVKLRP; via the coding sequence ATGAACGAGACCGCGCGCGCAGTGTGCGGCCGGTTGGGCATCGAAGACCCCCGGCACGTCGAGATCGAATCCAAGCGCCGCGTGCGCGCAGAGCAAGCCGAAGACCTGCGCGAGCACCTCTTCGCGCTCAAGGGCGTGCGCCACGTGCGCGAGAATTCCTTCTTCGACCAGTACCTCGACACGCCGGATCTGTCTCTCTTGCGCGCCGGAGCCAGCCTGCGCCTGCGCTACAAGGGCGACGGCACCTACGTCTACCTCCAGTACAAGGGGCCCGGTTTCCACGAGAAGGGAGCTCTGTTCCGCTCGGAGTTCAGTTCGGACCGCCTCTCCAGCGCCGTGCGCGAGGAGAGCCACCACGACATCGTGCACTTCGCGGACATCTCCGTGACCGACATCCTGCGCCGCCACTCGGACCCCGCCATGTCCGGAGCCATGCGCCGGCACCTGGGCGACAAGACCATCGCCCGCATCGACCGGGGCGCCATCATCTGCCTCTACCGCAAGGACAAGTTCCGGGTCAAGCTCGATGACGGCTTCCTGGAGCCTTCCCTCGACAAGCTCTGCGCCTTCCACATCCGGCCCACCGGCCTGCATCCTCTCTCGACCTTCTGGGAGTACGAGAACGAGATCAAATCCGAATCCGAGGACATCGTATTCAAGCTCGAGCACATGGGGGAGATGAGCAAGTTCGACGACCGCCTGGCCAAACGGTTCGACCTGCCCGTCGAGCGGCTGGACAAGTACCATCGCTGCGCGGCGCACTTCGTCAAGCTGCGGCCCTAG
- a CDS encoding transglycosylase SLT domain-containing protein produces MLNVLIAGAVLSLRAFASGPEEAPAWIGQGLEAEKGSPEARVQAVPERPRRSDRFDHLIMRHARRNALDPGLVKAIIATESQFTAHCVSPSGALGLMQVMPATGSELGIPEGALLDPEANIRAGTDYLNLLFRAAWRLYGMRGRGFHESPPWLRQRVIAAYHGGPRLLACADWPPKTRDYVGKVLQRLESPVSELRPGSDDAGVYLASKAASQ; encoded by the coding sequence ATGCTGAATGTCCTGATTGCCGGCGCAGTCCTGAGCTTGCGCGCCTTCGCCTCTGGGCCTGAGGAGGCCCCGGCCTGGATAGGCCAGGGGCTCGAGGCTGAGAAAGGCTCGCCCGAGGCCCGGGTGCAGGCGGTGCCCGAGCGGCCGCGACGCAGCGACCGCTTCGACCATCTCATCATGAGACATGCCCGGCGCAACGCCTTGGACCCGGGCCTGGTCAAAGCCATCATCGCCACGGAGTCCCAGTTCACCGCGCACTGCGTCTCACCCAGCGGCGCCTTGGGGCTCATGCAGGTGATGCCGGCCACCGGCTCGGAGTTGGGCATCCCGGAGGGCGCCCTGCTCGATCCGGAGGCCAACATCCGGGCCGGCACGGACTATCTCAACCTGCTCTTCCGCGCGGCCTGGCGGCTCTATGGGATGCGGGGCCGCGGGTTCCATGAGTCCCCGCCCTGGCTGCGCCAGAGGGTCATCGCCGCCTATCACGGCGGGCCTCGCCTGCTGGCGTGTGCGGACTGGCCGCCCAAAACGCGGGACTATGTCGGAAAGGTGCTGCAGCGTCTGGAATCGCCGGTGAGCGAGCTCCGTCCGGGCTCGGACGATGCGGGCGTCTACCTGGCGAGCAAAGCCGCGAGCCAGTAG
- the upp gene encoding uracil phosphoribosyltransferase, which translates to MAGKVFVCDHPLIQEKLATLRDRRTGHEEFRRTMSQVSTLLGAEALRGVRTRKTVVRTPLGKSPALVTTQPVAFVAVLRAGLGMLPGLQHLLPQAHIGHIGLYRNEETLNPVRYYVRLPKNIRDCFVVLCDPMLATGGSAVESLHILKTDKAKQIVLVSLIAAKAGVARVQREHPDVPIYLAGVDANLNRSGFIMPGLGDAGDRLFAT; encoded by the coding sequence ATGGCTGGTAAAGTCTTCGTCTGCGACCATCCGCTCATCCAGGAGAAGCTGGCGACTTTGCGCGACCGTCGCACCGGCCACGAGGAGTTCCGCCGCACCATGTCGCAGGTCTCGACCTTGCTGGGCGCCGAAGCCCTGCGCGGCGTAAGGACCAGGAAGACCGTGGTGCGCACGCCCCTGGGCAAGTCGCCCGCCTTGGTGACGACTCAGCCGGTCGCCTTCGTGGCCGTGCTGCGCGCCGGTCTGGGAATGCTCCCCGGGCTCCAGCACCTCCTGCCCCAGGCTCATATCGGGCACATCGGGCTCTACCGCAACGAGGAGACCTTGAACCCGGTGCGCTACTACGTGCGCCTGCCCAAGAACATCCGGGACTGCTTCGTGGTGCTCTGCGACCCGATGCTGGCCACCGGAGGGTCGGCGGTGGAGTCTTTGCACATCCTCAAGACCGACAAGGCCAAGCAGATCGTGCTGGTCAGCCTCATCGCGGCCAAGGCGGGGGTGGCGCGGGTCCAGCGCGAGCACCCGGACGTGCCCATCTATCTGGCGGGAGTGGACGCCAACCTCAACCGCTCCGGGTTCATCATGCCCGGCCTCGGCGACGCGGGCGACCGCCTCTTCGCGACCTGA
- a CDS encoding type II toxin-antitoxin system VapC family toxin: MKRVYVDTSAWFSLARKDDPDHQHLSRSFEQWQGRLVTSNFVLDEAVTLVRMRGGHAAACRLGESLRDPAFVELAPVTAEDEDEAWSWFVRHKDKAYSFTDCTSFILMRRLRIAAAISTDRHFREAGFEVLPAGA; the protein is encoded by the coding sequence ATGAAGCGGGTCTATGTCGACACGTCCGCTTGGTTCTCCCTGGCGCGCAAGGACGACCCGGACCACCAGCACCTGAGCCGGTCCTTCGAGCAGTGGCAGGGACGCTTGGTGACGAGCAACTTTGTTCTCGACGAGGCGGTCACCTTGGTCAGGATGCGCGGCGGTCACGCGGCAGCCTGCCGTCTAGGGGAAAGCCTGCGGGACCCCGCCTTCGTCGAGCTCGCGCCGGTGACGGCCGAAGACGAGGACGAGGCTTGGTCGTGGTTCGTGCGCCACAAGGACAAGGCCTATTCGTTCACGGACTGCACGAGTTTCATCCTCATGCGCAGGCTGCGCATCGCGGCCGCCATCTCGACAGACCGGCATTTCCGCGAGGCCGGCTTCGAGGTCCTGCCCGCCGGGGCCTGA
- a CDS encoding transketolase, whose translation MPTELAPLTKELRADIIRMIAAAGSGHPGGSLSVIDILAVLYDKHLRHDPKRPDWPSRDRLVLSKGHACPALYAVMAHRGFFPKEELMTLRKLGSRLQGHPERHRLPGIEAATGSLGQGLSIGLGMALAAKLDGTDQRVYVVTGDGEMQEGQVWEALMAAPKFKLDNMTLIVDHNNGQIDGHVDEVMPIEPLAEKLKSFGWETRTIDGHDLAGIDAALGAAKAVKGRPQAIVAKTVKGKGVSFMEDNIAWHGKAPNKEETEKALKEILSA comes from the coding sequence GTGCCTACCGAACTTGCTCCCTTGACCAAAGAGTTGCGTGCGGACATCATCCGCATGATCGCAGCTGCGGGCTCCGGCCATCCGGGCGGATCCCTCTCCGTCATCGACATCCTGGCCGTGCTTTACGACAAGCACCTGCGTCACGACCCCAAGCGGCCGGACTGGCCGAGCCGCGACCGTCTGGTCCTCTCCAAGGGCCACGCCTGCCCGGCCCTCTACGCGGTCATGGCGCACCGGGGCTTCTTCCCGAAGGAAGAGCTCATGACCCTGCGCAAGCTGGGCTCGCGCCTGCAGGGCCACCCGGAACGGCACCGCCTGCCGGGCATCGAGGCCGCGACCGGCTCTCTTGGCCAGGGCCTTTCCATCGGCCTAGGCATGGCCCTGGCGGCGAAACTAGACGGCACGGACCAGCGAGTCTACGTGGTGACCGGAGACGGAGAGATGCAGGAAGGCCAGGTCTGGGAAGCCCTGATGGCCGCCCCGAAATTCAAGCTGGACAACATGACTCTGATCGTGGATCACAACAACGGGCAGATCGACGGACATGTCGACGAGGTCATGCCGATCGAACCCCTGGCCGAGAAGCTCAAGAGCTTCGGATGGGAAACGCGGACGATAGACGGCCACGACCTGGCCGGCATCGACGCGGCGCTGGGCGCAGCGAAGGCGGTCAAGGGCAGGCCGCAGGCCATCGTGGCCAAGACGGTCAAGGGCAAGGGGGTCTCCTTCATGGAAGACAACATCGCCTGGCACGGCAAGGCGCCCAACAAGGAAGAGACCGAGAAGGCTCTCAAGGAGATACTCAGTGCCTAA
- a CDS encoding purine-nucleoside phosphorylase → MEIKTYIGAVRKAADYVKSRVPGFSPHVGIILGSGLAKAVPILEKSIIIPYTDIPGFPRTTVAGHMGKLILGQLHGKSVAVMQGRFHYYEGHSMENIALPLRMLEYLGLKTVFLTAAVGSVREEIKPGHFVAITDHINFMGRNPLRAFHEEEFGEMFPDLVNAYDLDLRKQIIAICHKHKLSVHEGVYTAVCGPSYETPAEIRAFRAWGGDVVGMSVVPEVIPARQMGIKVAALTWISNMCSGMRGASLNHSEVLELGAKVSEGLRIVLNDFIKIS, encoded by the coding sequence ATGGAAATCAAAACCTACATCGGTGCCGTGCGCAAAGCCGCCGACTACGTCAAGAGCAGGGTTCCTGGTTTCTCCCCCCATGTCGGCATCATCCTGGGCTCAGGTCTGGCCAAAGCCGTGCCTATCCTGGAAAAGTCCATCATCATCCCCTACACCGACATCCCCGGTTTCCCCCGCACCACGGTGGCCGGGCACATGGGCAAGCTCATCCTCGGCCAGCTCCACGGCAAGAGCGTGGCCGTCATGCAGGGCCGCTTCCACTACTACGAAGGGCATTCCATGGAGAACATCGCCTTGCCCCTGCGCATGCTCGAGTACCTCGGCCTCAAGACCGTGTTCCTGACCGCGGCCGTGGGCTCGGTGCGCGAGGAGATCAAGCCCGGCCATTTCGTGGCCATCACCGACCACATCAATTTTATGGGCCGCAACCCCCTGCGCGCTTTTCACGAGGAGGAGTTCGGCGAGATGTTCCCGGACCTCGTCAACGCTTACGACCTGGACCTGCGCAAGCAGATCATCGCCATCTGCCACAAGCACAAGCTCTCCGTGCACGAGGGCGTCTACACCGCCGTGTGCGGCCCTTCTTACGAGACGCCCGCCGAGATCCGCGCCTTCCGCGCCTGGGGCGGAGACGTGGTCGGCATGTCCGTGGTCCCGGAGGTCATCCCGGCCCGGCAGATGGGCATCAAGGTCGCGGCGCTCACGTGGATCTCCAACATGTGCAGCGGCATGAGGGGCGCCTCCCTGAACCACAGCGAGGTCCTGGAGCTCGGCGCCAAGGTCTCCGAGGGCCTGCGCATCGTCCTCAACGACTTCATCAAAATCTCCTAG
- a CDS encoding transketolase family protein, with protein sequence MPKATREAFGEALVELADKFPQLVVLDSDLSKSTMTVGFAKKHPNRHFEFGIAEQNMIGAAAGMALFGKVPVCTSFACFLIGRLETIRVAVTLNRANVKLVGTHAGLGIGDDGASQMGLEDVAAMRSLPGMTVLQPGDALEARQAVEWMLQHQGPVYLRLTRQKLDDVHKPDYKFEVGKLDVVWEPEPKAKHFQATILASGGTVGGAVAAAKQLQPKGFAVRVANAGTLAPFDVDSVEDFAKDSERLVTVEDHNIVGGLGSAVCEAAASFGAGKPVVCLGVRETGESGLSAELYERHGLSAPHIMEACIRNLV encoded by the coding sequence GTGCCTAAGGCGACCCGGGAAGCGTTCGGCGAGGCGTTGGTCGAGTTGGCGGACAAGTTCCCTCAGCTCGTGGTGCTGGACTCGGACCTTTCCAAGTCCACGATGACCGTGGGTTTCGCGAAGAAGCACCCGAACCGGCACTTCGAATTCGGCATCGCCGAGCAGAACATGATCGGCGCGGCCGCGGGCATGGCCCTGTTCGGCAAGGTCCCGGTCTGCACGAGCTTCGCCTGCTTCCTGATCGGGCGCCTCGAGACCATCCGGGTCGCCGTGACCTTGAACCGGGCCAACGTCAAGCTGGTGGGCACGCACGCGGGCCTGGGCATCGGCGACGACGGGGCCTCGCAGATGGGGCTGGAGGACGTGGCCGCGATGCGCTCCCTGCCCGGCATGACCGTCCTGCAGCCGGGCGACGCCTTGGAGGCCCGCCAAGCCGTGGAGTGGATGCTCCAGCACCAAGGGCCGGTCTATCTGCGCCTGACGCGCCAGAAGCTCGATGACGTCCACAAGCCGGACTATAAGTTCGAAGTCGGAAAGCTCGACGTGGTCTGGGAACCGGAGCCGAAGGCGAAGCATTTCCAGGCCACGATACTGGCCTCCGGCGGGACGGTGGGGGGAGCCGTCGCCGCGGCCAAACAGCTCCAGCCCAAGGGGTTCGCCGTGCGGGTGGCCAACGCCGGGACGCTCGCCCCTTTCGACGTGGATTCGGTGGAGGATTTCGCCAAGGACAGCGAGCGGCTGGTGACGGTGGAGGACCACAATATCGTGGGCGGTTTGGGCAGCGCGGTCTGCGAAGCCGCGGCGTCCTTCGGCGCGGGCAAGCCGGTGGTCTGCCTGGGCGTGCGCGAGACCGGCGAGTCGGGCTTGTCGGCCGAGCTCTACGAGCGGCACGGCCTGAGCGCGCCGCATATCATGGAAGCCTGCATCAGAAACCTGGTCTAG
- the glgA gene encoding glycogen synthase — MKVVFYTNEYPPYTYGGAGVAVEYLTRELAKLMDVEVRCFGDQSSKKPRLQVTGYQAWKELSQDAYKGYGKALEALSVNLQFCKNNTADIVHCHTWYTNLGGFFAKILHKIPFVMTTHSLEPLRPWKREQLGNAYDLSSWIERNAVEAADALIAVSAGMKKDILSCYDLPASKVHVIHNGIDLKEYRPSLSTRARRQWGIDPSRPYALFVGRITRQKGIIHLVNALPHIDPAAQIVLCAGAPDTQSIAAEMEAAVARIRRVRKDVIWIQKMLPKPDVIELYSHAAVFCCPSIYEPFGIINVEAMACGAPVVASATGGILEVVVPGKTGLLVPFTPRQDGTYEPKDARKFSRDLASAVNRVLRSPALQKRFAAEGRRRVETQFSWAGVARKTLQLYRSLV; from the coding sequence ATGAAAGTCGTCTTCTACACCAACGAATACCCTCCCTACACCTACGGCGGCGCCGGCGTGGCCGTCGAATACCTCACCCGCGAGCTCGCCAAGCTCATGGATGTGGAGGTCCGCTGCTTCGGCGACCAGAGCTCCAAGAAGCCCCGCCTGCAGGTCACCGGCTATCAGGCCTGGAAGGAGCTGTCCCAGGACGCGTACAAGGGCTACGGCAAGGCTTTGGAAGCGCTGAGCGTCAACCTCCAGTTCTGCAAGAACAACACCGCCGACATCGTCCACTGCCACACCTGGTACACCAACCTCGGCGGCTTCTTCGCCAAGATTCTCCACAAGATCCCTTTCGTCATGACCACCCACTCTTTGGAGCCCCTGCGCCCCTGGAAGCGCGAGCAGCTCGGCAACGCCTACGACCTCAGCAGCTGGATCGAGCGCAATGCCGTCGAGGCCGCGGACGCGCTCATCGCCGTCTCCGCCGGGATGAAGAAAGACATCCTCTCCTGCTACGACCTCCCCGCCTCCAAGGTGCACGTCATCCACAACGGCATCGACCTCAAAGAATACCGTCCGAGCCTGTCGACGCGGGCCCGCAGGCAGTGGGGCATCGACCCGAGCCGGCCCTACGCGCTCTTCGTGGGCCGCATCACCCGGCAGAAAGGCATCATCCACTTGGTCAACGCTTTGCCCCATATCGACCCTGCGGCCCAGATCGTGCTGTGCGCCGGAGCCCCGGACACCCAGTCGATCGCCGCGGAGATGGAAGCCGCGGTGGCGCGCATCCGCCGCGTCCGCAAGGACGTCATCTGGATACAGAAGATGCTCCCCAAGCCGGACGTCATCGAGCTCTACAGCCACGCCGCCGTCTTCTGCTGCCCCTCGATCTATGAGCCCTTCGGCATCATCAACGTCGAAGCCATGGCCTGCGGCGCGCCGGTCGTGGCCTCGGCCACCGGCGGCATATTGGAAGTCGTGGTCCCGGGGAAGACCGGCCTGCTGGTGCCCTTCACGCCGCGCCAGGACGGGACCTACGAGCCCAAGGACGCCCGCAAGTTCTCGCGCGACTTGGCCTCGGCCGTCAACCGGGTCCTGCGCAGCCCGGCCCTGCAGAAGCGCTTCGCGGCCGAAGGCCGGCGCCGCGTGGAGACCCAGTTCAGCTGGGCCGGGGTCGCTCGCAAGACCCTCCAGCTCTACCGGAGCCTGGTGTGA
- the treZ gene encoding malto-oligosyltrehalose trehalohydrolase — MRGAVLARSKPAGLGARCLGPECCEFLVWAPSARKVALRLLSPRMALVPMETDGSGYHWAALPGIKPGTEYLYRLDGKKERPDPASRCQPSGVHGPSAVMDPAFAWHDRSWKGLPLEHAVIYELHVGAFSRAGTFAGVIPQLEPLAGLGVTTLCLMPVAQFPGQRNWGYDGVYPFAVQDSYGGARGLKRLVDAAHRRGLAVMLDVVYNHLGPEGNTLRDFGPYLTGKTPWGEAVNLDGADSDEVRRFFIESALRWLDEFHIDGLRLDAVHALRDFSARPFVEELSQAAHELGAAQGRRVHIIAESILNDPRVVRPGAQGGWGCDAQWDKDFHHALHTALTGELAGYYADFSGLQDLARAYREAYVYVGQYSSWRRRSHGRSAQGLPASRFVVYAQDHDEAGNRPQGERLSALVDFEALKLAAGAVALSPYLPLLFMGEEYGETAPFLYFTSHHDRSLAASVRQGRGRMFDSFAWPDRTSPDPNAAGTFSRCKLDCGLRRKGRHALLQDFYRRLYALRREHPALAPRDRQNLDVEVHEEARALAVRRRAGAEEAFFVLHFNKSAGRLRLELPGGGWAKLLDSAQPQWGGPGSPAVERLAGGSVELSLAPLCVVVYGRSAR, encoded by the coding sequence GTGAGAGGAGCCGTCCTGGCCCGCTCCAAGCCCGCCGGCCTCGGAGCCCGCTGCCTCGGGCCGGAGTGCTGCGAGTTCCTGGTCTGGGCGCCGTCGGCGCGCAAGGTCGCTTTGCGCCTGCTCTCGCCCAGGATGGCCTTGGTCCCCATGGAGACCGACGGCTCGGGCTATCATTGGGCCGCTCTGCCCGGCATCAAGCCCGGGACGGAATACCTCTATCGGCTCGACGGCAAGAAGGAGAGGCCTGACCCCGCCTCGCGCTGCCAGCCCAGCGGCGTGCACGGCCCATCGGCTGTCATGGACCCGGCCTTCGCCTGGCACGACCGGAGTTGGAAAGGCCTGCCTTTGGAACACGCCGTCATCTACGAGCTCCACGTGGGGGCCTTCTCCCGCGCCGGGACCTTCGCCGGCGTCATCCCCCAGCTCGAGCCCCTCGCCGGGCTGGGCGTGACCACCCTCTGCCTCATGCCCGTGGCCCAGTTCCCCGGACAGCGCAACTGGGGCTACGATGGGGTCTACCCCTTCGCCGTCCAGGACTCCTATGGCGGAGCGCGCGGGCTCAAGCGCCTCGTAGACGCCGCGCACCGGCGCGGCTTGGCGGTCATGCTCGACGTGGTCTACAACCACCTTGGTCCCGAGGGCAACACCCTGCGCGACTTCGGTCCCTATCTCACCGGCAAGACCCCGTGGGGGGAGGCCGTCAACCTCGACGGAGCCGACTCCGACGAGGTGCGCCGCTTCTTCATCGAGAGCGCCCTGCGCTGGCTGGACGAATTCCACATCGACGGCCTGCGCCTAGACGCGGTGCACGCCCTGCGCGACTTCTCGGCCCGGCCGTTCGTGGAGGAACTCAGCCAGGCCGCCCACGAGCTCGGCGCGGCCCAAGGCCGCCGGGTGCACATCATCGCCGAGAGCATCCTCAACGACCCACGCGTCGTCCGGCCCGGCGCTCAGGGCGGCTGGGGCTGCGACGCGCAGTGGGACAAGGATTTCCACCATGCCCTGCACACCGCCCTGACCGGCGAGCTCGCCGGCTACTACGCGGACTTCTCGGGCCTCCAGGACCTGGCCCGGGCCTATCGCGAGGCCTACGTCTACGTCGGCCAATACTCATCCTGGAGGCGGCGCAGCCACGGCCGCAGCGCGCAGGGCCTGCCCGCCTCCCGGTTCGTGGTATACGCCCAAGACCACGACGAGGCCGGCAACCGGCCCCAAGGCGAGCGGCTCTCCGCGCTGGTGGACTTCGAGGCCTTGAAGCTGGCGGCCGGGGCGGTGGCCCTCTCGCCCTACCTCCCCTTGTTGTTCATGGGCGAGGAATACGGAGAGACGGCGCCCTTCCTCTATTTCACCAGCCACCACGACCGCAGCCTGGCGGCCTCGGTGCGGCAGGGACGCGGCCGGATGTTCGACTCCTTCGCCTGGCCAGACAGGACCTCCCCGGACCCGAACGCGGCCGGCACTTTCTCGCGCTGCAAGCTCGACTGCGGCCTGCGCCGCAAAGGCCGCCACGCGCTCCTCCAGGATTTCTATCGCCGCCTCTACGCTCTGCGGCGGGAGCATCCGGCCTTGGCCCCGCGCGACCGGCAGAACCTCGACGTGGAGGTCCATGAGGAGGCCCGGGCTTTGGCGGTGCGGCGCCGAGCCGGCGCCGAGGAAGCGTTCTTCGTCCTGCATTTCAACAAGAGCGCCGGCCGCCTGCGCCTGGAGCTTCCCGGAGGCGGCTGGGCCAAGCTCTTGGACTCGGCCCAGCCCCAGTGGGGGGGGCCCGGCAGTCCGGCCGTGGAGCGGCTGGCCGGCGGCTCGGTGGAACTGAGCTTGGCGCCCCTTTGCGTGGTGGTCTATGGAAGGAGCGCGCGCTAG